One window of the Runella slithyformis DSM 19594 genome contains the following:
- a CDS encoding PVC-type heme-binding CxxCH protein, protein MKFLQRISIVPLVLLITSSVHQDDRKSTPDPDVQKELQSFKIADGFEVSLWAAEPLVAKPIQMNWDADGRLWVVSSTAYPHLKTGEEANDKIFVIEDTDNDGKADKSTVFAEGLITPTGILPGDGGVYVANSTEILHFSDTDGDGKADKRRRILNGFGTADTHHLIHTFRWGPEGRLYFNQSIYIYSHVETPFGIRRLEGGGVWQLNTKNLDMNVYARGLVNPWGLQFDRWGQSFLTDGAGGEGINYAFPGATFLTAPGAARILRGLNPGQPKHSGLEVISGRHLPESWLGSVITNDFRANRINRFKLEEQGSGYASKQMEDLLWTDHVAFRPVDISVGPDGAIYVADWYNPIIQHGEVDFHDPRRDQQHGRIWRIVAKNRPLVKKPALTKATVNELLEALKLPEDWTRAQAKQVLKARGAKEVLPALQKWVQELDKTGVDYEHNLLEALWVYQTLDTVNEPLLVSLLNAKTHNARAAALRALGFWYPKLPNAPALLTKAVADPHPQVRLEAVIGLRNVKTAEAARTALSVLDNSMDEFLDFALWQTVREMETLWANRLKTEPNFLGDAKKTVFALKSASSPEAVSQLAELYQKDQVPEMYQKEVLASIAKFGKAADLTALFVKTLQGNTDKNKATADRLAALEEAARRGIKPTGDLSRITGFIESDDEAVTTSSIRLIGLWQLSELNGTLVSRAEKGEKNTRKAALGALAAMKNDQARTSLINMTGSKSPVDLRLAAASQLVTVDAGEAARIGADLFRTLPAQTDVSELFQAFVVNKAGTTALAEELTAKRIPESKAIAGRQVLQRSVPYNRRNSDEVKLLAKALEASGGVLPAEKMPQELNEKEISSLAKTVAETADPAKGELIFRKSGLACLTCHAIGGAGGRIGPDLSSLGTSSPAETIIRSILYPNASIKEGYELQRIVKKDKSEMMGYIVSNGNAELVLRDVTGLEVSVPKSQISVVEKVPGSLMPAGLTAGLSKEEFRDLVGFLSKMGESGPFRVPTARFVRRWNAVSADKNLTKKLIAEGPGYVVKDNAKALFEPAYGKVSGDLPLDELPVVEAGTGKKYTFVKFDIEVVSKGNVTLDFNTTAGITAWVGGKPLKLTEYGVTTELPTGIHSFTLALDRTILKENALKIKLVDTESGSAQTRLVMGR, encoded by the coding sequence ATGAAATTTCTTCAACGAATCAGCATTGTTCCGTTGGTGCTGCTCATTACTTCTTCCGTTCATCAGGACGACCGAAAGTCAACGCCTGATCCGGATGTACAGAAAGAACTCCAATCGTTTAAAATTGCGGATGGTTTTGAAGTAAGCCTGTGGGCTGCCGAGCCGCTCGTAGCCAAACCCATTCAGATGAACTGGGATGCCGACGGACGCCTGTGGGTGGTCAGCAGCACTGCTTACCCGCACCTGAAAACGGGCGAAGAAGCCAATGATAAGATCTTTGTCATCGAAGATACCGACAACGACGGCAAAGCCGACAAATCGACCGTGTTTGCCGAAGGGCTCATCACGCCCACGGGAATCCTGCCGGGCGATGGCGGGGTATACGTGGCCAACTCCACGGAAATCCTTCATTTTTCGGATACGGACGGTGACGGCAAAGCCGACAAACGCCGCCGTATCCTGAACGGTTTCGGGACCGCCGACACCCACCACCTCATTCATACCTTTCGCTGGGGGCCCGAAGGAAGGCTTTATTTCAACCAGTCGATCTACATTTACAGCCACGTCGAAACCCCCTTCGGCATCCGACGGCTCGAAGGCGGCGGCGTGTGGCAGCTCAATACCAAAAACCTCGACATGAATGTGTACGCCCGAGGGCTGGTTAATCCCTGGGGATTGCAATTTGACCGTTGGGGGCAGTCCTTCCTGACCGACGGAGCCGGAGGCGAAGGCATCAATTACGCCTTTCCGGGCGCTACGTTTCTGACCGCTCCGGGGGCAGCAAGAATTCTTCGCGGACTGAATCCGGGCCAGCCCAAACACAGCGGTCTGGAGGTCATATCGGGGCGTCATTTGCCCGAATCGTGGCTGGGAAGCGTGATCACCAACGACTTCCGAGCCAATCGTATCAATCGTTTTAAACTGGAGGAACAAGGCAGCGGGTACGCCTCCAAACAGATGGAAGACCTTCTCTGGACCGATCATGTCGCTTTCCGTCCCGTAGATATTTCAGTAGGACCCGACGGTGCGATTTACGTAGCCGACTGGTACAATCCTATCATTCAGCATGGAGAAGTGGACTTTCACGACCCGCGCCGCGACCAGCAACACGGCCGTATCTGGCGCATTGTGGCCAAAAACCGTCCGTTGGTCAAAAAGCCGGCATTGACCAAAGCAACCGTCAATGAGCTGTTGGAAGCCCTCAAACTGCCTGAAGACTGGACCCGCGCGCAGGCGAAGCAGGTCCTGAAAGCCCGGGGAGCCAAAGAAGTACTGCCGGCGCTGCAAAAGTGGGTACAGGAGCTGGACAAAACCGGTGTCGATTATGAGCACAACCTGCTGGAAGCCCTGTGGGTGTACCAAACGCTCGACACCGTCAACGAGCCGCTGCTTGTCAGCCTGTTGAATGCCAAAACCCACAATGCCCGCGCCGCCGCGTTACGGGCTCTTGGCTTTTGGTATCCCAAACTGCCCAACGCACCCGCCCTGCTGACCAAAGCGGTGGCCGACCCTCATCCGCAGGTGAGGCTGGAAGCCGTGATCGGACTTCGTAACGTAAAAACCGCCGAAGCCGCCCGCACGGCGCTTTCGGTATTAGACAATTCCATGGATGAGTTTTTGGATTTTGCCCTCTGGCAGACCGTTCGTGAGATGGAGACATTGTGGGCTAACCGCCTGAAAACAGAGCCTAATTTCCTTGGAGATGCCAAAAAGACGGTCTTTGCGCTCAAATCCGCAAGCAGTCCGGAAGCGGTTTCTCAATTGGCCGAACTGTATCAAAAAGACCAAGTACCGGAGATGTATCAAAAAGAGGTACTCGCCTCCATCGCCAAATTCGGCAAAGCCGCTGACCTGACCGCCCTGTTTGTGAAAACGCTTCAGGGAAATACCGATAAAAACAAAGCAACCGCTGACCGATTGGCCGCCCTCGAAGAAGCCGCCCGACGCGGGATAAAACCCACGGGCGATCTGAGCCGCATCACCGGTTTCATCGAAAGTGACGATGAAGCCGTCACCACCTCCTCCATCCGCCTGATTGGTTTATGGCAACTCAGCGAGCTGAACGGAACCTTGGTCAGCCGGGCCGAAAAAGGGGAAAAGAACACCCGAAAAGCCGCACTGGGAGCTTTGGCAGCCATGAAAAATGACCAAGCCCGTACCTCACTGATCAATATGACCGGTTCAAAAAGCCCCGTCGATCTGCGATTGGCCGCGGCTTCTCAACTCGTTACGGTCGATGCCGGCGAAGCCGCGCGGATCGGTGCAGATCTGTTTCGCACGCTGCCGGCCCAAACCGATGTATCCGAATTGTTTCAGGCATTTGTCGTCAATAAGGCAGGAACGACCGCACTGGCTGAAGAGCTGACCGCCAAAAGAATCCCCGAAAGTAAAGCCATTGCCGGGCGTCAGGTGCTGCAACGTTCCGTTCCCTATAATCGACGCAACAGCGACGAAGTAAAACTCTTGGCAAAGGCGCTGGAAGCCTCAGGTGGCGTGCTGCCTGCTGAAAAAATGCCGCAGGAGTTGAACGAAAAAGAAATCAGCAGTCTGGCAAAAACAGTTGCCGAAACCGCCGACCCGGCCAAAGGGGAACTCATTTTCCGTAAAAGCGGACTTGCCTGCCTTACCTGTCACGCCATTGGCGGTGCCGGCGGCCGCATCGGTCCCGACCTGAGCAGTTTAGGAACCAGCTCTCCGGCGGAGACCATCATTCGGTCGATTCTGTACCCCAATGCCTCCATTAAAGAAGGATATGAGCTTCAGCGCATTGTAAAGAAAGACAAAAGCGAAATGATGGGTTACATCGTCAGCAACGGCAACGCCGAACTTGTACTGCGCGATGTGACGGGTCTGGAAGTATCCGTACCCAAAAGCCAGATCAGTGTTGTCGAAAAGGTCCCCGGCTCACTGATGCCGGCGGGGCTTACGGCGGGTTTGAGCAAAGAGGAGTTCCGAGACTTAGTAGGCTTCCTTTCCAAAATGGGAGAGTCCGGCCCGTTCCGAGTGCCCACGGCGCGCTTCGTCCGTCGCTGGAATGCCGTTTCGGCCGACAAAAACCTGACCAAAAAACTCATCGCTGAAGGCCCGGGTTACGTGGTCAAAGACAATGCCAAAGCCCTCTTCGAACCCGCCTACGGCAAAGTATCCGGCGACTTACCGCTGGATGAGCTGCCCGTGGTGGAAGCGGGTACCGGCAAAAAGTATACTTTCGTAAAGTTTGACATTGAAGTGGTCAGCAAAGGAAACGTTACGCTGGATTTCAACACCACAGCGGGCATCACGGCTTGGGTAGGCGGGAAACCGCTCAAATTGACGGAATATGGCGTAACGACCGAACTGCCCACGGGGATTCACTCGTTTACGCTCGCCTTAGACCGTACAATTTTGAAAGAGAACGCGTTAAAAATAAAATTGGTTGACACGGAAAGCGGTTCAGCACAGACCCGTTTGGTCATGGGAAGATGA
- a CDS encoding response regulator, whose translation MNTEQFHLLLADDDKDDCEIFREALEEIALPIRLSTVHNGQQLMDWLNEHKDTLPDVLFLDMKMPRKNGFDCLEEMKKDKVLQSLPVVIYATSIYFKPLEEIYRLGALYYIEKPAVFEQLVVTIRTIVDLCRQKSEFRPDFQDFVIRDEWREAV comes from the coding sequence ATGAATACGGAGCAATTTCACCTGTTGTTAGCGGATGATGATAAAGATGATTGTGAAATTTTTCGGGAAGCGCTGGAAGAGATCGCACTGCCCATCCGTTTGTCTACGGTTCATAACGGCCAACAACTCATGGATTGGCTGAATGAACATAAAGATACCCTGCCGGATGTGCTGTTTTTAGACATGAAGATGCCTCGAAAGAATGGGTTTGATTGTCTGGAAGAAATGAAAAAGGATAAGGTGTTACAATCATTGCCCGTGGTTATTTACGCTACAAGTATTTACTTTAAACCATTGGAAGAGATATATCGCCTCGGGGCTTTGTATTACATTGAAAAGCCGGCTGTTTTTGAACAACTCGTAGTAACCATCAGAACCATCGTGGACCTGTGCCGCCAAAAAAGCGAGTTTCGCCCTGATTTTCAGGATTTTGTCATACGAGATGAGTGGAGAGAAGCAGTGTAA
- a CDS encoding SusC/RagA family TonB-linked outer membrane protein, which translates to MKKRLLLWGLVIWFPILSQAQNNPIINATLSGKIIDAKTKEPLIGAAVLIKGTTNGGSTDTNGEFFLKTGQKLPFTIVVSFIGYEPKETVVESNTVEIALTPDSKQLSEVVVVGYGSLERKNLIGSIAKIDPSETKTIQAGSFDAQLQGKVSGVQISSNTGVPGEAVNIRVRGATSINADNDPLYVVDGVFINNNSLQTIGTGGKATSPIADLNPNDIESIEVLKDAEATALYGSRGANGVILISTKRGSFEQKPRVNFNASYGQAKATKLWELTTGPEHAQLVNEWWINTGKDTPSLNRTFANRPFRPVSEGGRGLPEEQQTYDRLGELFRTAHLSNYDLSLAGGTKTTKYYIGGGFNNQEAIIRPINFQRASFKVNLDQKVNDKIQVGVSNSFTRTYRNQARAGDGPAGGLLQAALHTPTYLSPVNEQGVLVGRAGFDNLTLLLDNYNVNSTSLRYIGNLYTDIELLPNLKFRSSWGIDYNNYNESEYWNNLLISGSPNGLATSSITQFTTWLNEQTLTYRKKIGTQHSFGVLIGNTLQSDLQTRTYAEGRGFANNQFTQISSAATTAGSQSWTKSNLASFFGKVDYSFASKYLIDFSLRADGSSRFGNNRQWGYFPSVGLAWRTKQESFLRDVQWLSDLKIRSSVGLTGNQNGIGNFASQGLWTGGASYQGNAGIAPQQLGNSDLQWERTRQFNVGLDASLLNSRVSFELNYYNKYTSNGLLQLALPAATGFSGYWSNAAEISNKGFEFVLNTVNVRKGDFNWTTSFNVAQNVNNIEKLPNPLRYGSRDLILLQQGTPMYSFWVYKELGVNPETGNVIYDDVNKDGQITVADRQIVGSIWPKFFGGLTNNLSYKGFDVNFFFSFQYGNEIYNHNRFFGEGGGARDAARVILASNNDRWQKPGDITDTPRPDGVNVNNYRDGGSRWLEDGSFLRLRSLNIGYTLPKAVTRKIGAESLRVYVAGTNLFLLTKYTGLDPESSASSDQNQQGIDLGTPPQPLGVQVGINISL; encoded by the coding sequence ATGAAAAAAAGGCTACTCCTGTGGGGTTTAGTTATTTGGTTTCCCATTCTATCCCAAGCGCAAAACAACCCGATCATTAATGCTACCCTTTCGGGTAAGATCATTGATGCCAAAACCAAAGAGCCTCTCATTGGGGCGGCAGTACTCATCAAAGGGACCACCAATGGCGGCAGCACCGACACAAACGGTGAATTTTTCCTGAAAACAGGCCAAAAACTGCCCTTTACGATCGTGGTGAGTTTTATCGGTTACGAACCCAAGGAAACCGTCGTTGAATCCAATACCGTCGAAATTGCCCTTACGCCCGATTCCAAACAACTCTCGGAAGTGGTCGTGGTAGGCTACGGCTCGCTTGAACGTAAAAACCTGATTGGCTCCATTGCCAAAATCGACCCAAGCGAAACCAAAACCATTCAGGCGGGCAGTTTTGACGCCCAGCTGCAGGGGAAAGTATCCGGCGTGCAGATATCTTCCAATACGGGAGTACCCGGTGAAGCGGTCAATATTCGGGTACGCGGTGCTACGTCCATCAACGCCGACAATGACCCGCTGTACGTCGTCGACGGGGTTTTTATCAACAACAACAGTCTGCAAACCATCGGCACCGGCGGCAAGGCTACCTCTCCCATTGCCGATCTGAATCCCAACGATATCGAAAGTATTGAAGTGCTGAAAGACGCCGAAGCAACCGCGCTCTACGGCTCGCGCGGGGCCAACGGAGTCATTTTGATCTCCACCAAACGGGGCAGTTTTGAACAAAAACCGCGCGTCAATTTTAATGCTTCCTACGGACAGGCCAAAGCCACCAAACTCTGGGAGCTGACCACCGGGCCCGAGCACGCGCAGCTCGTCAATGAATGGTGGATCAACACGGGCAAAGATACGCCTTCGCTGAACCGTACCTTTGCCAACCGTCCCTTCCGACCCGTTTCCGAAGGCGGTCGCGGGCTGCCCGAAGAGCAACAAACCTATGACCGGTTGGGCGAATTATTCCGCACGGCCCATCTCTCAAACTATGACTTATCCCTCGCCGGTGGGACCAAAACCACCAAATACTACATCGGCGGCGGGTTCAACAATCAGGAGGCGATCATCAGGCCCATCAACTTCCAACGTGCCAGCTTCAAGGTCAATCTGGACCAGAAGGTCAACGATAAAATTCAGGTAGGCGTAAGCAACAGCTTTACCCGCACCTACCGCAATCAGGCCCGCGCCGGCGACGGCCCCGCCGGGGGATTGTTGCAGGCCGCTCTGCACACGCCTACGTATTTATCACCGGTGAATGAGCAGGGCGTGTTGGTAGGCCGTGCGGGCTTTGACAACCTGACGCTTTTATTGGATAACTATAACGTCAATTCTACCAGTCTGCGCTACATCGGGAATTTATATACAGATATTGAATTGCTGCCCAATCTTAAATTCAGAAGCAGTTGGGGGATCGATTATAACAATTACAACGAATCGGAATACTGGAACAATCTGCTGATCTCCGGAAGCCCCAACGGTTTGGCAACTTCGTCCATCACGCAGTTTACCACTTGGCTGAATGAGCAAACGCTGACTTACCGTAAGAAGATCGGCACGCAGCACTCGTTTGGGGTATTGATCGGAAACACCCTGCAAAGCGACCTGCAAACCCGTACCTACGCCGAAGGAAGAGGTTTTGCCAACAATCAGTTTACGCAGATATCATCCGCCGCCACCACGGCCGGTTCCCAAAGCTGGACCAAGAGCAATCTGGCGTCGTTTTTCGGAAAAGTCGATTACAGTTTTGCGAGCAAATACCTGATCGACTTCAGCCTGCGCGCCGACGGCTCATCCCGTTTCGGCAACAACCGCCAATGGGGCTACTTCCCGTCGGTCGGATTGGCCTGGCGCACCAAACAGGAATCCTTTTTGCGGGATGTGCAATGGCTGAGCGACCTCAAGATCAGAAGCAGTGTCGGTCTCACCGGAAACCAAAACGGCATCGGAAACTTTGCTTCTCAAGGACTTTGGACGGGTGGCGCGTCGTATCAGGGAAACGCGGGCATTGCGCCGCAGCAACTCGGCAACTCTGATCTGCAATGGGAACGCACCCGTCAGTTCAACGTAGGATTAGACGCTTCCCTTCTGAATTCACGTGTATCGTTTGAACTGAATTATTACAACAAATACACCTCCAATGGTCTGTTGCAGTTGGCATTGCCCGCCGCCACCGGCTTCAGCGGATACTGGTCAAACGCCGCCGAGATCAGCAACAAAGGCTTTGAATTTGTGCTGAATACGGTCAACGTACGCAAAGGCGATTTCAACTGGACCACAAGCTTTAACGTGGCCCAAAACGTTAACAACATTGAAAAACTTCCCAATCCTCTGCGCTACGGAAGCCGTGACCTGATCTTACTTCAGCAAGGCACGCCGATGTATTCGTTTTGGGTGTACAAAGAACTGGGCGTTAATCCGGAAACGGGCAACGTGATCTATGACGATGTCAACAAAGACGGACAGATCACCGTGGCCGACCGTCAGATCGTAGGCAGTATCTGGCCTAAATTTTTCGGAGGACTGACCAACAACCTGTCTTACAAAGGCTTTGACGTCAATTTCTTTTTCTCTTTCCAATACGGCAACGAAATCTATAACCACAACCGCTTCTTCGGCGAAGGCGGCGGTGCCCGCGATGCCGCACGGGTGATCCTGGCGAGCAACAACGACCGCTGGCAAAAACCCGGCGACATTACCGATACGCCCCGCCCCGACGGTGTCAACGTCAACAACTACCGCGACGGCGGCAGCCGCTGGCTGGAAGACGGCTCTTTCCTCCGTTTGCGCTCACTCAACATCGGTTACACCCTTCCCAAGGCCGTGACTCGGAAGATCGGCGCGGAATCCCTGCGGGTGTACGTGGCCGGTACCAACCTGTTTCTGCTCACCAAGTACACCGGTCTTGACCCCGAATCCAGCGCGAGCAGTGATCAAAACCAACAGGGAATTGATCTGGGAACGCCTCCGCAGCCGCTGGGCGTACAGGTAGGAATCAATATCTCTTTGTAA